The following are encoded together in the Ranitomeya imitator isolate aRanImi1 chromosome 4, aRanImi1.pri, whole genome shotgun sequence genome:
- the NPM2 gene encoding nucleoplasmin-2 → MASTVSNTSKLEKPVSLIWGCELNEQKRTFVFKVSDDDKSEHQLALRTVCLGDKAKDEFHVVEIVPQAVEGSDAQPVPIATLKPSILPMATMMGIELTPPITFRLKAGSGPVYISGQHIALEEDYTWAEEEEEEEEVEEEEDEDPESPPKAVKRPAASKKGSQAKKKKMDKDDKEDESSEEDSPAKKGKGAGRGRKPAAKK, encoded by the exons ATGGCCTCCACAGTAAGTAACACCAGCAAGCTGGAGAAACCAGTGTCTCTCATATGGG GGTGTGAACTGAATGAACAGAAAAGGACCTTTGTGTTTAAAGTGTCAGATGACGACAAGAGTGAGCACCAGCTGGCCCTGAGAACT GTATGTCTAGGGGACAAGGCCAAAGATGAATTTCATGTAGTGGAAATAGTCCCTCAAGCAGTGGAAGGGAGTGATGCACAACCAGTTCCCATAGCCACCCTGAAGCCATCTATTCTGCCCATG GCTACTATGATGGGCATTGAGTTAACTCCTCCAATCACTTTCCGCCTGAAAGCTGGATCTGGACCTGTATATATTAGTGGTCAACATATTGCAT TGGAAGAAGACTACACATgggcagaggaagaagaggaggaagaagaggttgaggaggaagaggatgaagatccTGAATCTCCCCCGAAAGCAGTAAAAAGGCCAGCAGCCTCTAAGAAGGGGAGCCAGGCTAAG AAGAAGAAAATGGACAAAGATGACAAGGAGGATGA AAGCTCTGAAGAAGACAGTCCAGCAAAAAAG GGCAAAGGAGCTGGACGGGGCAGAAAGCCAGCGGCTAAGAAATGA